One Legionella hackeliae DNA segment encodes these proteins:
- a CDS encoding MBL fold metallo-hydrolase, which yields MANTKKIHQRSLKKQRQENLGEDLTADTFLEFAKEFFSANEDQMKEFLSPVRRSDGRYVTSEANLDKFIDLRIFRETQIKRFFRWLSTTPPLFNIFFTWLFITQLGMKLAYFEQQENVGAKDIYKEGEKHAITNKEDEFTIHNLGHATQLIQTSGMNILTDPVFGNLAPVIYPAMTKNLGHNVKAEELPHIDVILISHNHRDHVDVDSLKKLVMHQPRLLVPIGDEDFFKSLGFTNVHGFEWHEQITLTSNSEKTVTFCSVPADHRSGRHGHDSHQSLVMGWTISPEDREEILYFAGDTARINDARMKGLALDIYQLYQHKNLQLETLPRIINLEPGGPNYTRKDMLPTHQSAVDSVVSSFRLALALEEVSRKDPDAKTHPPAVDWLATTATIFMHQNKFELGPDRFNENYFIFTRLCSYLQMSDTQLVKHEKKQEGKSASWSLFHRRKDFIISGVKELKEIAKQIWPADSPKKQQENIVNFIKARTHFPLIREKLTADEPFISIGEQSSIVPDTMDPINGKLKGEKKDSDSPSDNPAFEM from the coding sequence ATGGCTAATACAAAAAAGATTCATCAGCGTTCTCTCAAAAAACAACGTCAGGAAAACCTTGGAGAGGATTTAACCGCAGATACTTTTTTGGAGTTCGCAAAAGAATTTTTTAGCGCTAATGAAGACCAAATGAAGGAGTTTCTATCTCCAGTAAGGCGCTCCGATGGCCGTTACGTAACGAGCGAGGCAAATCTTGACAAATTTATTGATTTAAGAATTTTTCGTGAAACTCAGATAAAACGTTTTTTTCGTTGGCTATCAACCACACCTCCTTTATTTAATATCTTTTTTACATGGCTTTTTATTACTCAACTCGGAATGAAATTAGCTTACTTCGAGCAACAAGAAAATGTCGGGGCCAAAGACATTTATAAAGAGGGAGAGAAACATGCCATAACTAATAAAGAGGATGAATTTACTATTCATAATTTAGGGCATGCTACGCAATTAATTCAAACTTCGGGAATGAATATTCTTACTGATCCTGTTTTTGGAAATTTAGCGCCGGTTATTTATCCCGCAATGACCAAAAATCTAGGACATAATGTTAAAGCCGAAGAGTTGCCACACATTGATGTCATTTTGATATCACACAATCATCGTGATCATGTGGATGTTGATTCTCTTAAAAAATTAGTGATGCATCAGCCAAGGTTATTAGTTCCCATTGGCGATGAGGATTTTTTTAAATCATTAGGGTTTACTAACGTACATGGTTTTGAATGGCACGAACAGATAACATTAACGTCAAACTCTGAAAAGACCGTTACCTTTTGTAGTGTTCCGGCAGATCATCGTTCAGGCCGACATGGTCATGATTCGCATCAATCCTTAGTGATGGGATGGACAATAAGTCCAGAAGATCGTGAAGAAATTCTTTATTTTGCGGGTGATACTGCAAGGATAAATGATGCGCGAATGAAAGGATTAGCGCTGGATATTTATCAGCTTTACCAGCACAAGAATCTACAATTAGAAACGCTTCCTCGCATAATTAACCTGGAGCCAGGTGGACCTAATTATACACGCAAAGATATGTTACCTACTCATCAATCTGCAGTAGATAGTGTTGTTTCTTCTTTTCGATTGGCACTTGCTTTGGAAGAAGTGAGTCGTAAAGATCCTGATGCTAAAACTCATCCTCCTGCAGTCGATTGGTTAGCAACAACGGCGACTATTTTTATGCATCAAAATAAATTTGAATTGGGACCTGATCGTTTCAACGAGAATTATTTTATCTTTACACGCTTGTGTAGTTATTTGCAGATGTCCGATACACAACTTGTAAAGCATGAGAAGAAACAGGAAGGTAAAAGTGCTTCCTGGAGTTTATTCCATCGTCGCAAAGATTTTATTATTTCTGGTGTAAAAGAATTAAAAGAAATAGCAAAACAAATATGGCCTGCTGATTCGCCAAAAAAACAGCAAGAAAATATCGTCAATTTTATTAAGGCACGAACCCATTTCCCATTAATTCGAGAAAAGCTAACCGCTGATGAACCATTCATATCCATTGGTGAACAATCAAGCATTGTTCCGGATACAATGGATCCTATAAATGGGAAATTAAAAGGAGAGAAGAAAGATTCTGATTCGCCATCAGATAACCCTGCTTTTGAAATGTAG
- a CDS encoding type II toxin-antitoxin system RelE/ParE family toxin — MLILFVFELLQMPLRKILTAVFYRKPNGLEPVRTWLKLLAKTDKKIIGRDINEVECNWPVGMPKVKYLEKRLWEVRSDITGNRSVRTLFTINNKRMYLVHSFFKNSTKTPGRELEIANERKNEILKKGGHSMHESSSFFK, encoded by the coding sequence ATGTTGATTCTATTTGTTTTTGAATTATTGCAAATGCCTCTGCGAAAAATCCTCACCGCTGTTTTTTATCGTAAGCCTAATGGCTTGGAACCAGTTCGTACCTGGCTAAAGTTACTCGCCAAGACGGATAAAAAAATTATAGGCAGGGATATTAATGAAGTTGAATGCAATTGGCCTGTAGGAATGCCCAAGGTAAAATATTTGGAGAAAAGACTTTGGGAAGTACGTTCAGATATTACTGGAAATCGATCGGTAAGAACTCTCTTTACTATCAATAATAAAAGGATGTATTTGGTTCATAGCTTTTTTAAAAACAGCACCAAAACCCCTGGACGTGAGCTAGAAATAGCTAATGAACGTAAGAATGAAATTTTAAAGAAAGGGGGCCATAGCATGCATGAGAGTAGTAGTTTTTTCAAATAA
- a CDS encoding electron transfer flavoprotein-ubiquinone oxidoreductase: protein MQHETMEYDVVIVGAGPAGLSAAIKLKQLAAKENREITVCILEKGAQVGAHILSGAVLEPRSLKELLPDTWQEAPLDTPVAQDDFYFLTSQRSFRLPTPKPMQNHGNYIISLGELCQFLATQVENLGCEIYPGFAAAEILYNTHGQVIGVATGDVGVDKAGDKTSNYQPGMHLYAKQTLFAEGCRGQLSQNLMRRFHLRDEVQPQTYGIGIKEVWQISPEKHQLGKVIHTVGWPLDNATYGGSFIYHLSKNRVALGFVIGLDYTNPWLNPFGELQRFKTHPMMRELLEKGERISYGARALNEGGWQAMPKLTFPGGALIGDAAGFLNVPKIKGIHTAMKSGMVAAEACFEVLTREKDDVQIEIKSYPEKIKQSWLEKELYQVRNIRPGFRYGLWIGLANAAFETYITRGRSPWTLKHHADHTTLLPAEKAKKIDYPKPDGVLTFDRLSSVYLSNTYHEENQPSHLKLRNAKLAIDVNYKLYASPETRYCPAAVYEIVQDETGPKLQINAQNCIHCKTCDIKDPRQNIVWQAPEGSGGPNYIEM from the coding sequence GTGCAACACGAAACAATGGAATATGATGTAGTCATTGTTGGTGCAGGCCCTGCTGGTTTGTCGGCTGCAATAAAACTTAAGCAACTTGCCGCAAAAGAAAATAGGGAAATTACTGTGTGCATTCTTGAAAAAGGAGCTCAGGTTGGAGCCCATATTCTTTCCGGCGCAGTATTAGAACCAAGAAGCTTAAAAGAGCTTTTACCTGACACTTGGCAAGAAGCACCCCTGGATACACCTGTAGCACAAGATGACTTTTATTTTCTGACTAGTCAGCGATCCTTTCGTCTCCCGACGCCTAAGCCTATGCAAAATCATGGGAATTATATCATTAGCCTAGGTGAGCTTTGCCAATTTCTAGCGACTCAAGTCGAAAACTTAGGATGTGAAATTTATCCAGGCTTTGCTGCAGCCGAAATTCTTTACAACACCCATGGTCAAGTTATAGGGGTTGCTACAGGTGACGTAGGCGTTGACAAAGCAGGCGATAAAACAAGCAATTATCAACCAGGAATGCATTTGTATGCAAAACAGACTCTTTTCGCTGAAGGATGCCGGGGGCAACTTAGTCAAAATTTAATGCGACGTTTTCATCTACGTGATGAGGTTCAACCTCAGACTTATGGAATTGGAATTAAAGAGGTCTGGCAAATTTCTCCAGAAAAACATCAACTTGGGAAAGTTATTCATACTGTCGGATGGCCTTTAGATAATGCCACCTATGGTGGTTCCTTTATTTATCATTTATCTAAAAATCGCGTGGCTCTTGGTTTTGTGATAGGTCTTGATTACACAAATCCTTGGCTTAATCCTTTTGGTGAACTACAACGCTTTAAAACGCACCCAATGATGCGAGAGCTGCTTGAAAAAGGCGAACGTATTAGTTATGGTGCCCGAGCACTCAACGAAGGCGGATGGCAAGCAATGCCTAAGCTTACGTTTCCAGGTGGAGCTCTCATTGGTGATGCTGCAGGGTTTTTAAATGTCCCCAAAATTAAAGGCATTCATACTGCAATGAAGTCAGGCATGGTTGCAGCAGAAGCCTGTTTTGAAGTCTTAACCAGGGAAAAAGACGACGTTCAAATTGAAATCAAATCCTACCCCGAAAAAATAAAACAATCCTGGCTTGAAAAAGAGTTATACCAAGTCCGAAATATTCGGCCTGGTTTTCGTTATGGTCTTTGGATAGGTTTAGCGAATGCAGCGTTTGAAACTTATATAACTCGTGGCAGATCGCCATGGACACTGAAACATCATGCTGATCATACAACCTTACTTCCTGCAGAGAAAGCTAAAAAAATTGACTATCCAAAACCAGATGGGGTTTTAACATTTGACCGGTTATCTTCCGTCTATTTGTCAAATACTTATCATGAGGAAAATCAGCCTAGTCATTTAAAATTACGCAATGCCAAACTTGCGATTGATGTTAACTATAAGCTCTATGCGTCACCTGAAACACGCTACTGCCCTGCTGCTGTTTATGAAATTGTTCAAGATGAAACAGGACCGAAGCTACAAATTAATGCGCAAAACTGCATTCACTGTAAAACTTGTGACATCAAAGATCCACGTCAAAATATCGTTTGGCAAGCCCCCGAAGGAAGTGGTGGGCCTAATTATATCGAGATGTAA
- a CDS encoding DJ-1/PfpI family protein, producing MSRLKKILMIVGDFNEDLEVYFPYQAMIMNDYHVDTVSPDKKKGDFIQTAVHDLDRPELQSYTEKLGHLFPITADFSKLNLNDYCALIVPGGRAAEYQRLNKDILAMVKHFHDANKPIACTCHGIQILAEAGILKNKKCTTVGFCEPDVRNAGGHFVDSGLDGVVVDGKLITGATWFGNAPWIKEFLRVLKQEN from the coding sequence ATGTCACGCTTAAAAAAAATTTTAATGATTGTTGGGGACTTCAACGAAGATCTTGAAGTGTATTTTCCATATCAAGCAATGATTATGAATGATTATCACGTCGATACAGTCTCTCCCGATAAAAAGAAGGGTGATTTTATTCAGACAGCTGTACATGATTTGGATAGACCAGAATTACAGTCCTACACGGAGAAATTGGGGCATCTATTCCCTATCACTGCCGATTTTTCAAAACTAAATTTAAACGATTATTGTGCTTTAATTGTTCCAGGGGGGAGGGCTGCGGAATATCAACGACTTAACAAAGATATTTTAGCAATGGTCAAGCATTTTCATGATGCCAATAAGCCCATTGCTTGTACTTGTCATGGCATACAAATTCTTGCTGAAGCTGGCATACTTAAAAATAAAAAATGCACGACAGTTGGTTTTTGTGAACCGGATGTTAGAAACGCAGGGGGGCATTTTGTTGATTCAGGCCTGGATGGTGTTGTTGTTGATGGCAAATTAATTACCGGGGCTACCTGGTTTGGAAATGCACCTTGGATAAAAGAATTTCTGCGTGTTTTAAAACAAGAAAATTAG
- a CDS encoding DUF4142 domain-containing protein, producing the protein MKAKFLVSLTCSAVLLASGCSLNSNSNDVYAQPANVVITPAQAKVDAKILGGLIVLNQNEIAAATEAQRKATNPAVKNYAAWMNKAHSQNLQEVQNVSHRLGIAPVNGNVAMMLKQKGRQELATLNRLNGMAFDRAYIGAMVKDHSAALHLIDHKLANEATSPLLRRQLELTRAHVVQHLKQAQLIQRELA; encoded by the coding sequence ATGAAAGCAAAATTTTTAGTTTCATTAACCTGCAGTGCGGTTCTTTTAGCATCAGGATGCTCTTTAAATTCCAACTCTAACGATGTTTATGCTCAACCTGCCAACGTAGTTATAACTCCTGCGCAAGCAAAAGTAGATGCCAAGATTTTAGGTGGTTTAATTGTTCTTAACCAAAATGAAATTGCAGCCGCAACAGAAGCTCAAAGAAAAGCCACTAATCCAGCAGTAAAAAATTACGCAGCCTGGATGAACAAAGCACATAGCCAAAATCTACAGGAAGTTCAAAATGTAAGCCACAGACTCGGCATTGCTCCAGTCAATGGGAATGTTGCGATGATGCTCAAACAGAAAGGCAGACAAGAGTTAGCTACTCTTAACCGCCTAAATGGTATGGCGTTTGACAGAGCTTATATCGGTGCAATGGTAAAAGATCATAGCGCTGCATTACACTTAATCGATCACAAGCTAGCTAACGAAGCAACTAGTCCTCTGCTAAGAAGACAGTTAGAACTTACTCGTGCTCATGTTGTACAACATCTCAAACAAGCACAACTTATCCAAAGAGAACTTGCTTAA
- a CDS encoding nucleotidyltransferase family protein, translating to MSFDYFGSFHFEASGDNPYRARAYRRAARILLKLDKGLVTLLETDFDLTKLPWIRKGIAFTILHILKTNEIPKIKYQSNKLESELKHIHGLGKKRIAVLNDLNIRTKKSLLDAINNQNLRHLKWITLKFEEHLKNEIKHPKSRKFIRLYHAYPIVKILIKNMQEIHEIIQVECMAIFAGKRKFRAN from the coding sequence ATAAGTTTTGATTACTTCGGATCGTTTCACTTTGAAGCGAGTGGCGATAATCCTTATCGAGCAAGAGCATATCGAAGAGCAGCCCGTATTCTTTTAAAATTAGATAAAGGGCTCGTAACTCTCCTTGAAACTGATTTTGACCTGACCAAACTTCCCTGGATTCGTAAAGGTATCGCCTTTACCATCCTTCATATTTTAAAAACGAATGAAATCCCCAAAATAAAATATCAAAGCAATAAATTGGAGAGTGAATTAAAACATATCCATGGCTTAGGTAAGAAACGAATTGCCGTGTTAAATGACCTAAATATACGAACAAAAAAATCTTTATTAGACGCTATTAATAATCAAAATCTTCGTCATTTAAAATGGATTACCCTTAAGTTCGAAGAGCATCTTAAAAATGAAATTAAACATCCAAAATCAAGAAAATTTATTCGGTTATATCATGCCTACCCGATAGTGAAAATTCTAATAAAAAATATGCAAGAAATTCATGAAATTATCCAGGTTGAATGCATGGCGATTTTCGCCGGAAAAAGGAAATTTAGAGCAAATTGA
- a CDS encoding PHP domain-containing protein, giving the protein MISLGDIKGDLHSHTNETDGKETLETMVHAAIERGYEYLAITDHSKRLAITNGLDEKRLFKQIKAIDKLNSSIKNFVILKSIGEYFRRWFP; this is encoded by the coding sequence TTGATTAGCTTAGGCGATATCAAAGGAGATTTACACTCTCATACAAATGAGACAGATGGAAAAGAGACTTTGGAAACCATGGTCCATGCAGCCATTGAGCGAGGTTATGAATATCTTGCAATTACTGATCATTCTAAACGTTTAGCAATAACCAATGGCCTTGATGAAAAACGTCTATTCAAACAGATAAAAGCCATTGATAAGTTAAATTCCAGCATAAAGAATTTTGTAATTCTAAAATCTATAGGTGAATATTTTAGAAGATGGTTCCCTTGA
- a CDS encoding PHP domain-containing protein has product MPQNKQTERILRAMDNPYFNILGHATGRLIKSRPPYPIDIERIFKEASDRNCIIELNAQPYRLDINDIYCKLAKEMDVKIAISSDSHSVREFAYMQFGIFQARRGWLEKRNVINTYHWNEVKKIIKRN; this is encoded by the coding sequence ATGCCCCAGAACAAACAAACAGAACGCATTCTAAGAGCCATGGATAATCCCTATTTTAACATTCTTGGACATGCCACAGGGCGTTTAATCAAGTCAAGACCTCCTTATCCTATTGATATAGAACGAATATTTAAGGAAGCTTCTGATAGAAATTGCATCATCGAATTAAATGCTCAACCTTATCGTCTTGATATTAATGATATTTATTGCAAACTAGCTAAAGAAATGGATGTTAAAATTGCTATCTCAAGTGACTCCCACAGTGTCCGCGAATTTGCTTATATGCAATTTGGCATTTTTCAAGCCAGAAGAGGCTGGCTTGAAAAAAGGAATGTCATTAATACTTACCATTGGAATGAAGTAAAAAAAATAATTAAGAGAAACTAG
- a CDS encoding DUF3309 family protein produces MSTLGLILLIIILLAVLPAWPYSSGWGYYPSGIVGLLLIIVIILMLTRGGV; encoded by the coding sequence ATGAGTACACTTGGCTTAATATTATTAATTATTATCTTATTGGCTGTCTTACCCGCCTGGCCGTATAGCAGCGGATGGGGCTACTATCCTAGTGGAATTGTAGGATTGCTATTAATAATAGTAATCATTTTAATGTTAACACGTGGTGGCGTCTAG
- a CDS encoding FAD-dependent oxidoreductase codes for MKGISLWEITSSPPIDYPDLSENIEVDVAIIGGGITGISAAAALLNAGKKVIILEAHKIGGITTSHSTGNLYVPVQPYYQSIVSSFDLATAKQIAQSRQLAIDLIEKNVTSHSIDCQFHRRPWYAYTTSKDDEQKLQKEVETLKQIGMDIDYATSLPFDLKFTKAAVMPAQARFNPLQYVRSMAALLAEKGCLIFENTRVTAIKETEYCTLFTEKAEIHANSVFMATHTPLDINLTQMFTAPYRSYVVGAYLEGNNYPEGHLWELSTPTRIFSTHSLTKSEPEILLISGSHHKTGQGQNMSLHFADLESSLKEHFSISEIAYCWSAQHFQSADKIPYIGLANRTTKNIYMATGYFADGLTYGTMAGLLVANLILHKTDPFSETYFSNRFTPLSSLGFLTKENLNVFAQYAKDLPLGNGDNLENIQSGEGKIVEINREKWAVCRDSSNQLHMVSAVCTHMKCIVNWNNAEQTWDCPCHGSRFTPEGEVLEGPATYNLERKEYPKGKKE; via the coding sequence ATGAAAGGAATCTCTTTATGGGAAATAACCAGTTCTCCTCCAATTGATTACCCCGATCTTTCTGAGAATATTGAGGTTGATGTCGCCATTATTGGGGGTGGAATCACTGGTATTTCCGCAGCAGCAGCCTTATTAAATGCTGGTAAGAAGGTGATAATTTTAGAGGCACATAAAATTGGTGGCATCACTACCAGTCATTCGACAGGTAATCTTTACGTTCCTGTCCAACCTTATTATCAATCGATTGTTTCTAGTTTTGATCTGGCCACCGCTAAACAAATTGCTCAATCTCGTCAATTAGCAATTGATTTAATTGAAAAAAATGTAACAAGCCATAGCATTGATTGTCAATTTCATCGCAGACCTTGGTATGCTTATACCACATCAAAAGATGACGAGCAGAAACTTCAAAAAGAAGTAGAAACCTTAAAGCAAATTGGAATGGATATAGATTATGCCACCAGTTTACCCTTCGATTTAAAATTTACAAAAGCGGCGGTCATGCCAGCTCAAGCACGATTTAATCCACTCCAGTATGTTCGGTCAATGGCGGCTCTCTTAGCCGAAAAAGGCTGTCTCATTTTTGAGAACACTCGAGTGACTGCAATTAAAGAAACTGAGTACTGTACGTTATTCACAGAGAAAGCAGAAATTCATGCAAACAGCGTTTTTATGGCAACTCATACCCCACTCGATATTAATTTAACGCAAATGTTTACCGCCCCCTATCGCAGTTATGTCGTTGGGGCTTATTTGGAAGGTAATAATTATCCTGAAGGACATCTATGGGAACTTAGTACACCTACACGTATTTTCAGTACACATTCCTTAACCAAATCAGAACCTGAAATACTTCTAATTTCCGGAAGCCATCATAAAACAGGACAAGGACAAAACATGAGCTTGCATTTTGCTGACTTGGAAAGTTCTCTTAAAGAACATTTTTCAATATCAGAAATCGCCTATTGTTGGTCTGCGCAACATTTTCAGTCCGCGGATAAAATACCCTATATTGGCCTTGCAAATCGAACCACTAAAAATATTTACATGGCGACAGGCTATTTCGCGGATGGGTTAACTTATGGCACCATGGCAGGTTTACTCGTTGCCAATTTAATCTTGCATAAGACTGATCCTTTTAGTGAGACCTATTTCTCTAATCGTTTCACTCCCCTTTCATCACTAGGTTTTCTAACTAAAGAAAATTTAAATGTATTCGCACAGTATGCTAAAGATCTACCTTTAGGAAATGGCGATAATCTGGAAAACATTCAAAGCGGTGAAGGCAAGATAGTAGAAATTAATCGCGAAAAATGGGCGGTTTGTCGAGATAGTTCAAACCAGTTACACATGGTTTCTGCAGTCTGCACGCATATGAAATGTATAGTGAATTGGAATAACGCTGAACAAACATGGGATTGCCCATGTCATGGCAGTCGCTTTACACCTGAAGGAGAAGTACTTGAGGGACCGGCGACATATAATTTAGAAAGAAAGGAATATCCTAAGGGGAAAAAGGAATAA
- a CDS encoding DNA topoisomerase IB: protein MEISLYSVEECEKIAKNASLRYVNDSLSGISRKRSGKNFSYYYPDGTRVTDLKELKRIQELAIPPAYHDVWICPFPNGHIQATARDDRNRKQYRYHSLWQEIRQQQKFHMMTNFGKALPAIRKHVNQVLNKPPSLDKTQIICAIIYLLDKSCMRIGNTVYAKENQSYGLTTLRKKHLSITEDQVSLDFEGKNATHWHIDLKDRKIVKVLKKCEEIPGYEIFKYIDENKNIKVVTSQEINGYLYALTKKPFTAKDFRTWIACREILYGLVKLTKTEKKPTAKLLNEALKEVAQLLGHTPAICQRNYIHPQILHDWRHGKLHQWATKNRRYINTLDKDKLLLYWLKKHNKLSNGPY from the coding sequence ATGGAAATTTCATTATATTCAGTAGAAGAATGTGAAAAAATTGCCAAAAATGCTTCTTTACGTTATGTAAATGATTCACTTTCTGGTATTTCCCGTAAGCGTTCTGGAAAAAATTTTAGTTATTACTATCCGGATGGTACACGCGTTACTGACTTGAAAGAATTAAAACGTATTCAAGAATTGGCAATTCCCCCAGCCTACCATGACGTTTGGATTTGTCCTTTTCCCAATGGTCATATTCAGGCAACGGCAAGGGATGATAGAAATAGAAAACAATATCGCTACCATTCTCTATGGCAAGAGATTCGCCAACAGCAAAAATTCCATATGATGACAAACTTTGGAAAAGCCCTTCCTGCCATTCGCAAACATGTCAATCAAGTACTTAATAAACCTCCAAGTTTGGATAAAACTCAAATTATTTGTGCCATTATTTATCTGCTTGATAAATCTTGTATGCGCATAGGAAATACCGTTTATGCGAAAGAAAATCAATCTTATGGTTTAACAACTTTGCGCAAAAAACACCTCTCCATTACAGAGGATCAAGTTTCTTTAGACTTCGAAGGAAAAAATGCCACGCATTGGCATATCGATTTAAAGGACAGAAAAATTGTTAAAGTGCTTAAAAAATGTGAAGAAATTCCTGGTTATGAAATATTTAAATATATCGATGAAAATAAGAATATTAAAGTAGTAACTTCACAGGAGATCAATGGATACTTGTATGCATTAACCAAAAAACCTTTTACAGCCAAGGATTTTCGTACCTGGATTGCTTGTCGAGAAATACTTTATGGTTTAGTAAAGCTCACAAAGACCGAGAAAAAGCCGACAGCAAAATTACTCAATGAGGCGCTTAAAGAAGTCGCTCAGTTGTTGGGGCACACACCAGCTATCTGCCAACGAAATTATATTCATCCTCAAATACTTCACGACTGGCGACACGGAAAACTCCACCAGTGGGCAACAAAAAATCGGAGGTATATCAATACTTTAGATAAAGATAAGCTCCTGCTATATTGGTTAAAAAAGCATAATAAATTATCTAATGGCCCCTACTGA
- a CDS encoding NRAMP family divalent metal transporter, whose translation MKSKKQHSSRFINFFKKLGPGLITGASDDDPSGIATYSQAGAQFGLATLWTALITFPLMVSIQEMCARIGMVTSAGLTANIKKYYPQPLVIFVLLITVPAILLNIGADIAGMGAVANLVVPVIPSYVFSIFFTIVLMLAIIFLSYGKIVATLKYLCLSLFLYLIIPFISTPNWFEVLKHTFIPTVQFNKQFLQILVAILGTTISPYLFFWQATMEAENHQGKYVFVSRHDIKNMNKDVVFGMFSSNLVMYFIILTTGTILFPQGIHQIETVEQAASALKPLVGEFSYLLFALGVIGTGFLAIPVLTGCVSYILSTTFNWKGDLDKQFFKAKCFYGVIIISLIIGLAINFIGLNPLEALLYTAILYGISAPILIIFILFISNNKKIMGKFTNSKWSNIFGITTLLLMTTSAITLLYLQFF comes from the coding sequence ATGAAATCAAAAAAACAACACAGCTCCCGGTTTATTAACTTCTTTAAAAAACTGGGGCCAGGTCTTATCACAGGGGCGAGTGATGATGATCCATCAGGAATTGCCACTTACTCACAAGCAGGTGCACAATTTGGGCTGGCAACGCTGTGGACTGCCCTAATTACCTTTCCGTTGATGGTATCAATCCAGGAAATGTGTGCTCGAATAGGCATGGTAACGTCAGCAGGATTAACCGCCAATATAAAAAAATATTACCCGCAACCTTTAGTGATATTCGTACTCTTAATAACTGTTCCAGCTATCCTGTTAAATATAGGGGCTGATATTGCAGGTATGGGGGCAGTTGCAAATCTAGTAGTTCCTGTTATTCCTTCCTATGTATTTTCAATTTTTTTCACGATTGTATTAATGCTGGCTATCATTTTTTTATCCTATGGTAAGATTGTTGCGACTTTAAAGTATCTTTGTCTATCACTGTTCCTTTATTTAATCATTCCTTTTATCTCGACACCCAATTGGTTTGAGGTTTTAAAACACACGTTTATTCCAACCGTCCAATTTAATAAACAATTCCTCCAAATCTTAGTAGCCATTCTGGGTACCACTATTTCCCCTTATCTTTTCTTTTGGCAAGCGACCATGGAAGCAGAAAATCATCAAGGCAAATATGTGTTTGTGAGTAGGCACGACATCAAAAATATGAATAAGGATGTTGTTTTTGGTATGTTCAGTTCTAACCTGGTTATGTATTTTATTATCCTGACAACTGGAACTATTTTATTTCCTCAAGGCATCCACCAAATTGAGACAGTAGAACAAGCCGCGAGTGCCTTGAAACCCCTGGTTGGTGAATTCTCTTATTTACTATTCGCACTGGGAGTCATTGGTACTGGCTTTTTAGCTATCCCCGTTTTAACAGGCTGTGTTTCCTATATTCTATCCACAACATTTAATTGGAAAGGTGACCTTGATAAACAATTTTTTAAAGCCAAATGCTTTTATGGGGTAATTATCATTTCTTTAATTATTGGATTGGCTATCAATTTTATAGGCCTAAATCCCCTGGAAGCACTTTTATATACTGCTATCTTGTATGGAATAAGTGCTCCAATACTCATTATTTTCATATTGTTTATATCCAATAATAAAAAAATTATGGGCAAATTTACCAATAGTAAATGGTCTAATATTTTTGGCATCACTACCTTGCTGCTCATGACAACATCAGCAATTACTTTACTCTATCTTCAATTTTTCTAA
- a CDS encoding CinA family protein, producing MYKVKDVLAYLKEQELILTTAESCTAGRIIHLLAKISGSGECLDAGYVVYSVDAKKRILDVKQKTIDKYTLTSEEVAYEMVEGALRNSLANVVVATTGIAGPEPMDGIPEGTVCYGFGFKLHKKLIVYTETKYFNGSRVQVLTKAAQYALSRIPTLHKKLKKEPPTSEGRN from the coding sequence ATGTATAAGGTAAAGGACGTACTAGCCTATTTAAAAGAGCAAGAATTAATATTAACAACTGCTGAATCATGTACTGCAGGAAGAATTATTCATTTACTCGCTAAAATCTCAGGAAGTGGCGAATGTCTTGACGCAGGCTATGTCGTTTATTCTGTGGATGCAAAGAAAAGAATTTTGGATGTCAAACAAAAAACCATTGATAAATATACTTTAACCAGTGAAGAAGTAGCCTACGAAATGGTAGAAGGCGCTTTACGAAACAGTCTAGCCAATGTCGTAGTCGCTACCACTGGCATTGCTGGGCCAGAGCCCATGGATGGTATTCCTGAGGGGACTGTTTGTTATGGCTTTGGATTTAAGCTGCACAAAAAACTTATAGTTTATACTGAAACCAAATACTTTAATGGCAGCCGAGTCCAGGTTTTAACAAAAGCAGCTCAATACGCATTAAGTAGAATCCCGACATTGCATAAAAAGCTAAAAAAAGAACCGCCTACGTCTGAGGGCAGAAACTAA